The Pseudofrankia inefficax genome window below encodes:
- a CDS encoding aminotransferase class I/II-fold pyridoxal phosphate-dependent enzyme: MTTRSADPALDRWGFSAWLDATRRSGDFVMPPELDDVNDAVISVDGRKMINFAGIGILGWQHDPEVRRVFAETAATYGLVVGGSRLVQGVSRPHLELERLVAEISGKEKALTFATGLLANVGFVNAMSAAFSFDDRVGVDNADAVLVLDRRSHWSVWKGTEGFERGRNLFAFRHNDPAHLRELLEQLRGRPVIVGFETVYSADGSIAPIGAILDLCDEFGAVSFADDANGFMVYGNGGHRFAAEYEALRRVTFLMVSFGKGVGLSGGALAGPADAIDAFHYLSGTSMFTTNIQPPTAGAIVHVLRRMRQDPSVMERYLDRVDGLRARLLEIGCAINPTPTYVTSIAIGSRDVGLRVRQEFLDRGYLVPMFGYPAVKKDAAVIRLLMNDRIADKDLNGFVDTLAELRHRYEF; the protein is encoded by the coding sequence GTGACCACCAGGTCCGCGGATCCGGCCCTTGACCGCTGGGGATTCTCCGCATGGCTGGACGCCACCCGCCGCAGCGGTGACTTCGTGATGCCACCCGAGCTCGACGACGTGAACGACGCGGTCATCAGCGTCGACGGCCGCAAGATGATCAACTTTGCCGGCATCGGCATCCTGGGCTGGCAGCACGACCCGGAGGTGCGCAGGGTCTTCGCCGAGACGGCGGCGACGTACGGCCTGGTCGTCGGCGGCTCCCGGCTGGTCCAGGGGGTGTCCCGGCCGCACCTGGAGCTGGAGCGGCTGGTCGCCGAGATCAGCGGCAAGGAGAAGGCGCTGACCTTCGCCACCGGGCTGCTGGCCAACGTCGGCTTCGTCAACGCGATGAGCGCCGCCTTCTCGTTCGACGACCGGGTCGGCGTGGACAACGCGGACGCCGTGCTCGTGCTCGACCGGCGCAGCCACTGGAGCGTCTGGAAGGGCACCGAGGGCTTCGAGCGGGGGCGCAACCTGTTCGCCTTCCGCCACAACGACCCCGCCCATCTCAGGGAGCTGCTGGAGCAGCTGCGCGGCCGGCCGGTGATCGTGGGGTTCGAGACCGTGTACTCCGCGGACGGCTCGATCGCGCCGATCGGCGCGATCCTCGACCTGTGCGACGAGTTCGGCGCGGTCAGCTTCGCCGACGACGCCAACGGCTTCATGGTCTACGGCAACGGCGGCCACCGGTTCGCCGCCGAGTACGAGGCGCTGCGCCGGGTGACCTTCCTGATGGTCTCGTTCGGCAAGGGCGTCGGGCTCAGCGGCGGCGCCCTGGCCGGACCGGCCGACGCGATCGACGCCTTCCACTACCTGTCGGGCACGTCGATGTTCACCACCAACATCCAGCCGCCGACCGCCGGCGCCATCGTGCACGTGCTGCGCAGGATGCGCCAGGACCCGTCGGTGATGGAGCGCTACCTCGACCGGGTCGACGGGCTGCGTGCGCGGCTGCTCGAGATCGGCTGCGCCATCAACCCCACCCCGACCTACGTCACCTCGATCGCGATCGGCTCCCGGGACGTCGGGCTGCGGGTCCGCCAGGAGTTCCTGGACCGCGGATACCTGGTCCCGATGTTCGGCTACCCCGCGGTGAAGAAGGACGCGGCGGTGATCCGGCTGCTGATGAACGACCGGATCGCCGACAAGGACCTGAACGGCTTCGTCGACACCCTGGCCGAGCTCAGGCACCGGTACGAGTTCTGA
- the car gene encoding carboxylic acid reductase, which translates to MAPLSGGPGLGSPGPSGPEPSGPGPSSPGPGSAGPGDPGPGAPGLDARSRRRVAELYATDQQVRDARPLAAVTEALRAPGLSLGRILAIIMAGYADRPALGERARELVVDSETGVRTLRLLPRFDTISYRELWSRAGAIAAEWLHHPGAPLGVGDLVGVLGFTGADYTTIELACVRGGAVSVPLQSGAAASQLVSILAETQPRILAVTVDLLATAVEGALASPSVRRLVVFDDHAEADAHRQACDAARRRLADAARPTESGHPAVLDSLATLVARGARLPAPPVPEAAPDDARLATVIYTSGSTGTPKGAMYPNGLVKLAWRAGFWPRSDDLPVISYNCLPMSHVSARATLAGTLAAGGTSHFAAASDLSTLFEDIALVRPTALRLVPRLCDLLFQRHRGELDRRSAGAGDQAAVDAEVKKELREDLLGGRLAWIGSGSAPLSAEMAAFIESCTQLPAHDGYGSTETGRVLVDGRVSRPPVRDYRLDDVPELGYSRADSPYPRGELLVRTAALIPGYYRRPELTARLVDADGYYRTGDIMAEIGPDELAFVERRAHVLKLAQGEFVAVARLEALFATSPLVHQVFVHGDSERAYLLAVAVPTAAALDRAGEDGPALRSLILESLRRTARDAGLSPHEIPRDVLIETEPFSVENGLLSGVRKPLRPSLERRYGEGLERLYAELTEREADELGALRRAGRDQPVLDAVTRAAQALLGRVNGEAHPEAHFLDLGGDSLSALSFATLLAEIFAVDVPVGVITSPAHDLRKVASHLETALRSGPSGPTFATVHGADATRVRATDLALDRFLDDRTLGAPARSSGPARVVLLTGATGYLGRFLCLEWLERLAPTGGLLICVVRAADPGAARARLAGAFDSGDPDLVARFQRLAARHLEVVAGDVSEPGLGLDEATWRRLAETVDLIVHSAALVNHLLPYEQLFGPNVVATAGLIRLALTARTKRFTYVSTIGVVAAQSAARAEDADIRLASPVRALDGRYASGYTASKWAGEVLLRAAHERYGLPVAVLRPDLILAHSRYAGQLNLSDVVTRLLFSLAATGLAPRTFEAADAGRARARVGGLPVDVTAAAVATLGAWPDQGYQTFNVLQPSGDGPSLDTLVDGLVEAGCRLTRIEDYAQWLARFATAVRALPERRRRYSLLPLLTAFGQPGDPVGRLGFPTDHFATGPVPADRFLAAASRAGLGAAVATPGISAALLRKYVSDLRGLDLL; encoded by the coding sequence ATGGCCCCACTGTCCGGTGGCCCTGGGCTCGGCAGCCCTGGACCCAGCGGCCCTGAACCCAGCGGCCCTGGACCCAGCAGTCCTGGACCCGGCAGCGCTGGACCCGGTGACCCTGGACCCGGCGCCCCGGGGCTCGATGCGCGGAGCCGGCGCCGGGTCGCCGAGCTGTACGCGACCGACCAGCAGGTCCGCGACGCCAGGCCGCTCGCGGCGGTCACGGAGGCGCTCCGGGCGCCGGGGCTGTCGCTGGGACGCATCCTGGCGATCATCATGGCGGGCTACGCGGACCGGCCCGCGCTCGGCGAGCGCGCGCGGGAGCTGGTCGTCGACTCCGAGACCGGGGTGAGGACGCTTCGCCTGCTGCCGAGGTTCGACACGATCAGCTACCGCGAGCTGTGGTCCCGCGCCGGCGCCATCGCCGCCGAGTGGCTGCACCATCCAGGCGCCCCGCTGGGTGTCGGCGATCTTGTCGGCGTCCTCGGTTTCACCGGCGCCGACTACACCACGATCGAGCTGGCCTGCGTCCGCGGCGGGGCCGTCTCGGTGCCGTTGCAGTCCGGCGCGGCGGCGAGCCAGCTCGTGTCGATTCTGGCCGAGACCCAGCCGCGGATCCTCGCCGTCACGGTGGACCTGCTGGCGACCGCCGTCGAGGGCGCGCTGGCCAGCCCGTCGGTGCGCAGGCTGGTGGTCTTCGACGACCACGCCGAGGCCGACGCGCACCGGCAGGCGTGCGACGCCGCCCGCCGCCGCCTGGCCGACGCCGCCCGCCCGACCGAGTCCGGCCACCCGGCCGTGCTGGACTCGCTGGCCACCCTGGTGGCGCGGGGCGCGCGCCTGCCGGCGCCGCCGGTGCCGGAGGCCGCGCCGGACGACGCGCGGCTCGCCACCGTGATCTACACCTCCGGCAGCACGGGCACGCCGAAGGGCGCGATGTACCCCAACGGCCTGGTCAAGCTGGCCTGGCGGGCCGGGTTCTGGCCCAGGTCGGACGACCTGCCGGTCATCTCCTACAACTGCCTGCCGATGAGCCACGTGTCGGCGCGGGCCACGCTGGCCGGGACGCTGGCCGCCGGGGGGACCAGCCACTTCGCGGCGGCGAGCGACCTGTCGACGCTGTTCGAGGACATCGCGCTGGTCCGGCCGACGGCGCTGCGCCTGGTGCCCCGCCTCTGCGACCTGCTGTTCCAGCGCCACCGCGGCGAGCTGGACCGGCGGTCGGCCGGCGCGGGCGACCAGGCGGCCGTCGACGCGGAGGTGAAGAAGGAGCTGCGCGAGGACCTTCTCGGCGGCCGCCTGGCCTGGATCGGATCGGGGTCCGCCCCGTTGTCCGCCGAGATGGCCGCCTTCATCGAGTCGTGCACCCAGCTCCCGGCGCACGACGGCTACGGCTCGACCGAGACCGGGCGCGTGCTCGTCGACGGGAGGGTGTCCCGGCCCCCGGTGCGGGACTACCGGCTCGACGACGTCCCCGAGCTGGGCTACTCCCGCGCCGACTCGCCGTACCCCCGCGGCGAGCTGCTGGTCAGGACCGCGGCCCTCATCCCCGGGTACTACCGGCGCCCCGAGCTCACCGCGCGGCTCGTCGACGCCGACGGCTACTACCGGACCGGCGACATCATGGCCGAGATCGGACCGGACGAGCTGGCCTTCGTCGAGCGTCGCGCCCACGTGCTGAAACTGGCCCAGGGCGAGTTCGTCGCCGTCGCCCGGCTGGAGGCGCTGTTCGCCACCAGCCCGCTCGTCCACCAGGTCTTCGTCCACGGCGACAGCGAGCGTGCCTACCTGCTCGCGGTGGCGGTGCCCACGGCGGCGGCCCTCGACCGGGCCGGGGAGGACGGCCCGGCGCTCAGGTCGCTGATCCTTGAGTCCCTGCGGCGCACCGCGCGCGACGCCGGCCTGAGCCCGCATGAGATCCCCCGCGACGTCCTGATCGAGACCGAGCCGTTCAGCGTGGAGAACGGCCTGCTCTCGGGCGTCCGCAAGCCCCTGCGGCCCAGCCTCGAGCGCCGCTACGGCGAGGGTCTGGAGCGGCTGTACGCCGAGCTCACCGAACGGGAGGCCGACGAGCTGGGCGCGCTGCGCCGCGCGGGCCGCGACCAGCCGGTCCTCGACGCCGTGACGCGGGCGGCCCAGGCGCTGCTCGGGCGCGTGAACGGCGAGGCGCACCCCGAGGCGCACTTCCTCGACCTCGGCGGCGACTCGCTGTCCGCGCTGTCGTTCGCCACGCTGCTCGCCGAGATCTTCGCGGTCGACGTGCCGGTGGGCGTCATCACCAGCCCGGCCCACGACCTTCGGAAGGTGGCGAGCCACCTCGAAACGGCGCTGCGGTCAGGGCCGAGCGGGCCGACGTTCGCGACGGTGCACGGCGCCGACGCCACGCGGGTCAGGGCCACCGACCTCGCCCTGGACAGGTTCCTCGACGACCGGACGCTCGGCGCGCCGGCGCGGTCGAGCGGCCCGGCCCGCGTCGTGCTGCTGACCGGCGCCACCGGCTACCTCGGCCGCTTCCTGTGCCTGGAATGGCTGGAGCGGCTGGCGCCGACGGGCGGCCTGCTGATCTGCGTCGTGCGAGCCGCCGACCCCGGCGCCGCGCGTGCCCGGCTCGCCGGGGCGTTCGACTCGGGCGATCCCGACCTGGTCGCCCGGTTCCAGCGGCTGGCCGCCCGGCACCTGGAGGTCGTCGCGGGCGACGTCAGCGAACCCGGCCTCGGCCTGGACGAGGCGACCTGGCGGCGCCTGGCCGAGACCGTCGACCTCATCGTCCACTCGGCCGCCCTGGTCAACCACCTGCTGCCCTACGAGCAGCTGTTCGGCCCCAACGTCGTCGCCACGGCCGGGCTGATCCGCCTGGCGCTCACCGCGCGGACCAAGCGGTTCACCTACGTGTCCACCATCGGCGTGGTCGCCGCCCAGTCCGCCGCCCGCGCCGAGGACGCCGACATCCGCCTCGCGAGCCCCGTCCGCGCGCTCGACGGGCGATACGCCAGTGGCTACACGGCGAGCAAATGGGCCGGGGAGGTCCTGCTCAGGGCGGCGCACGAACGGTACGGCCTGCCGGTGGCCGTCCTGCGGCCGGACCTGATCCTCGCCCACAGCCGCTACGCGGGCCAGCTGAACCTCTCCGACGTCGTCACCAGGCTGCTGTTCAGCCTCGCCGCCACGGGCCTCGCGCCGCGGACCTTCGAGGCCGCCGACGCGGGCCGGGCGCGGGCGCGGGTCGGCGGCCTGCCGGTCGACGTCACAGCGGCCGCCGTCGCCACGCTGGGCGCGTGGCCGGACCAGGGCTACCAGACCTTCAACGTGCTCCAGCCGTCCGGCGACGGACCGTCCCTCGACACGCTCGTCGACGGGCTCGTCGAGGCCGGCTGCCGCCTGACGCGGATCGAGGACTACGCCCAGTGGCTGGCGCGGTTCGCGACCGCGGTGCGCGCGCTGCCCGAGCGGCGCCGGCGGTATTCGCTGCTTCCCCTGCTCACCGCGTTCGGGCAGCCCGGCGACCCCGTCGGACGCCTCGGATTCCCGACCGACCATTTCGCGACCGGCCCTGTCCCCGCCGACCGCTTCCTCGCCGCCGCGAGCAGGGCCGGGCTTGGCGCCGCGGTGGCCACACCCGGAATCTCGGCCGCGCTGCTGCGGAAGTACGTCAGCGACCTGCGCGGGCTGGACCTGCTCTGA
- a CDS encoding PaaI family thioesterase → MDQDGIAAKNGVPAVIRQRDGAARDGGGAQPTPEVAQRIADLRVLLDQGLADQIGVGHSLGIHLKDLEVGLSVWTLQPSPAAANAMFIVHGGVIATLMDTAMGSAVYTRLPADTFYTTLELKVNFVRPVGLTADILTCEARPVHVGRRTATAEATVTAADGKLVAHGSCTCLLTAA, encoded by the coding sequence GTGGACCAGGACGGCATCGCGGCGAAGAACGGCGTCCCGGCTGTCATCCGCCAGCGCGACGGGGCCGCCCGCGACGGCGGCGGCGCCCAGCCGACCCCGGAGGTGGCCCAGCGGATCGCCGACCTGCGGGTTCTGCTGGACCAGGGCCTGGCCGACCAGATCGGCGTCGGCCACTCGCTCGGCATCCATCTGAAAGACCTGGAGGTCGGTCTTTCCGTCTGGACCCTTCAGCCCTCGCCGGCGGCGGCGAACGCCATGTTCATCGTGCACGGCGGAGTGATCGCCACCCTGATGGACACCGCGATGGGCAGCGCCGTCTACACGAGGCTGCCGGCCGACACCTTTTACACGACCCTGGAACTCAAGGTGAACTTCGTCCGCCCGGTCGGCCTGACCGCGGACATCCTGACGTGCGAGGCGCGGCCCGTCCACGTCGGGCGCCGCACGGCGACCGCCGAGGCGACCGTCACCGCCGCCGACGGAAAGCTCGTCGCGCACGGCAGCTGCACCTGCCTGCTGACCGCCGCCTGA
- a CDS encoding NAD(P)/FAD-dependent oxidoreductase, which yields MTVRKNPAASGGGTRILVLGGGYTGLMTAVRVARRTRRQGGQVTLLNPSDRFVERLRLHQLATGQELADLRIPRLLAGTGVTFVRGAAVRIDRAAHTVDVEGPDGPGQLGYDLLVYALGSAADLGSVPGAADHAYTLNGPAAAGRLADRLAELALPGEDVTVGAETPAGAETPPGQATSAGRVAIVGAGLTGIEMAAEIAETFPALRVVLLSRDQPGLMMGAAARAYLYRALDRLGIEVRAGVDVTKVLPGAVEVDGDLAPMAADAVVWTTGFRAPALAAEAGLAVDGHGRVVVDQALRSETDPAVYVIGDAAAVRQPWGTLHGSCQSGLPTAAHAADSIGRQLRGRAPRPFRFGYIHQPVSLGRRDAVIQFTHGDDSPRRWYLKGRAAVTYKELVSGSPPWTYRLSRWFSAPMAMLAPGTGPRWARRGR from the coding sequence ATGACAGTGCGGAAGAACCCGGCCGCGAGCGGCGGAGGAACCCGGATCCTGGTCCTGGGCGGCGGCTACACCGGCCTGATGACGGCGGTCCGGGTGGCCAGGCGGACCCGGCGCCAGGGCGGCCAGGTGACCCTGCTGAACCCGTCGGACCGGTTCGTCGAGCGCCTGCGGCTGCACCAGCTCGCCACCGGCCAGGAGCTCGCCGACCTGCGCATCCCACGGCTGCTCGCCGGCACCGGCGTCACGTTCGTGCGGGGCGCGGCCGTCCGGATCGACCGGGCGGCCCACACCGTCGACGTCGAGGGCCCGGACGGGCCCGGTCAGCTCGGGTACGACCTCCTCGTCTACGCGCTCGGGAGCGCGGCCGACCTCGGCTCGGTGCCCGGCGCGGCCGACCACGCGTACACCCTCAACGGCCCGGCAGCGGCGGGCCGGCTGGCGGACCGGCTGGCCGAGCTCGCGCTGCCCGGCGAGGACGTGACTGTCGGCGCTGAGACGCCAGCCGGCGCTGAGACGCCACCCGGCCAGGCCACGTCAGCGGGGCGGGTCGCGATCGTCGGGGCCGGGCTCACCGGGATCGAGATGGCCGCCGAGATCGCCGAGACGTTTCCCGCCCTGCGGGTCGTCCTGCTCAGCCGGGACCAGCCGGGGCTCATGATGGGCGCCGCGGCCCGCGCCTATCTGTACCGGGCGCTCGACCGGCTCGGGATCGAGGTGCGCGCCGGCGTCGACGTCACGAAGGTGCTGCCGGGCGCGGTCGAGGTCGACGGCGACCTGGCGCCGATGGCGGCGGACGCCGTCGTGTGGACCACCGGCTTCCGCGCGCCGGCGCTGGCCGCCGAGGCCGGCCTCGCGGTGGACGGCCACGGCAGGGTCGTCGTCGACCAGGCGCTGCGGTCCGAGACGGACCCGGCGGTCTACGTGATCGGCGACGCCGCCGCGGTACGCCAGCCCTGGGGGACCCTGCACGGCAGCTGCCAGAGCGGGCTGCCGACCGCCGCGCACGCCGCCGACAGCATCGGGCGCCAGCTGCGCGGCCGGGCTCCGAGGCCGTTCCGGTTCGGCTACATCCACCAGCCGGTGAGCCTCGGGCGCCGCGACGCCGTCATCCAGTTCACCCACGGCGACGACAGCCCGCGGCGCTGGTACCTGAAGGGCCGGGCGGCCGTGACCTACAAGGAGCTGGTCAGCGGCAGCCCGCCCTGGACCTACCGGCTGTCGCGGTGGTTCAGCGCGCCGATGGCGATGCTGGCGCCGGGCACCGGGCCGCGCTGGGCCCGCCGTGGCCGGTGA
- the sigJ gene encoding RNA polymerase sigma factor SigJ, with protein MADGVEAADIAGTAGADIAGTAGTDTVREFERHRGRLLAVAYRVLGRTGDAEDVVQDAWLRWSLADVGQVADPEAYLVRTTTRLAIDRLRSAQARHESYVGPWLPEPMLTSPDVAEDVALADSVSTALLLVLETLSPIERAVFVLREAFGYPYGEIAEIVGRTEATARQTARHARAHVEARRTRYDTDLATRTAATERFLAAAAGGDLGALMAVLAPDVELVSDGGGLAPAPRKAIHGAELVARALATFAGRMPPEPSVELVTLNAGPGIVIRSGPTAVVAITLHLVDGLVRTVHLVSNPEKLTALG; from the coding sequence ATGGCCGACGGGGTCGAGGCCGCGGACATCGCCGGCACGGCCGGGGCGGACATCGCCGGCACGGCCGGGACGGACACGGTCCGGGAGTTCGAGCGCCATCGCGGCCGGCTGCTGGCCGTCGCCTACCGGGTGCTCGGGCGGACCGGCGACGCCGAGGACGTGGTACAGGACGCCTGGCTGCGCTGGAGCCTGGCCGACGTCGGGCAGGTCGCGGACCCCGAGGCGTACCTGGTGCGCACGACGACCCGGCTGGCGATCGACCGGCTGCGCAGCGCGCAGGCGCGCCATGAGTCCTACGTCGGGCCCTGGCTGCCCGAGCCGATGCTCACCAGCCCTGACGTGGCCGAGGACGTGGCCCTGGCGGACTCGGTCTCGACCGCGCTGCTGCTCGTGCTGGAGACGCTGTCCCCGATCGAGCGGGCGGTGTTCGTGCTGCGGGAGGCGTTCGGCTACCCGTACGGCGAGATCGCCGAGATCGTCGGGCGGACCGAGGCGACCGCCCGCCAGACCGCCCGGCACGCCCGCGCGCACGTCGAGGCCCGGCGCACCCGCTACGACACCGACCTGGCCACCCGCACGGCCGCGACCGAACGGTTCCTGGCCGCGGCCGCCGGGGGCGACCTGGGCGCGCTGATGGCGGTGCTCGCGCCCGACGTGGAGCTGGTCAGCGACGGCGGTGGCCTCGCGCCGGCGCCGCGCAAGGCGATCCACGGCGCCGAGCTGGTGGCCCGGGCACTGGCCACCTTCGCGGGCCGGATGCCGCCGGAGCCGAGCGTCGAGCTCGTCACGCTCAACGCGGGCCCCGGCATCGTGATCCGGTCCGGCCCGACCGCGGTGGTGGCGATCACCCTGCACCTGGTGGACGGCCTGGTGCGGACCGTCCACCTGGTCAGCAACCCCGAGAAGCTGACCGCGCTGGGCTAG
- a CDS encoding SRPBCC family protein, producing MFIVSTAILLAVYLGSQVLHEAGHALAALLVGYRVRGFVLFGSSAEFARPGRFIRFGRSFGRAATMVTPRRGRIRGWRGIVVYSGGVFVNLVLAVLSAPLSVSGLRCIFRSGSSNGPCVASSPMLPSHLEEILPSHPALWLAVQILFFVNLVAVFTNLVPRVMPGSVSDGKHILDLLRNPSNTEWVVMAKGSVVIDRPRSEVWDFLYEPSNVTQYDDTIVTAYRKPGSPLGVGEIHVNHRRPVPPATEGRVDETEIYEFDPPSLFVFGAAGTGVIRTELRLHAVEPGVTRLSQVAWFGKYPAQSPRYEARVLAALEARRPPIAEELTRNLEAIGRTLTTAGSGPEDAVIGA from the coding sequence ATGTTCATCGTGTCCACGGCGATTCTGCTCGCCGTGTATCTCGGCAGCCAGGTGTTACATGAAGCCGGCCACGCCCTCGCGGCACTGCTGGTCGGCTACCGGGTCCGTGGCTTCGTCCTCTTCGGGTCATCGGCGGAATTCGCCCGGCCCGGTCGGTTCATCAGGTTCGGCCGGAGTTTCGGTCGGGCAGCCACTATGGTCACCCCGCGCCGCGGCCGGATCCGCGGCTGGCGGGGGATCGTCGTCTACAGCGGCGGGGTGTTCGTGAACCTGGTGCTCGCGGTGCTCAGCGCGCCGCTGAGCGTAAGCGGGCTGCGGTGCATCTTTCGGTCTGGCTCCAGCAACGGTCCATGTGTGGCAAGCAGCCCGATGCTTCCGTCTCATCTGGAAGAGATCCTGCCGTCGCACCCGGCGCTCTGGCTTGCCGTCCAGATCCTCTTCTTCGTCAATCTGGTCGCGGTTTTCACGAATCTCGTGCCGCGGGTCATGCCCGGCAGCGTCTCCGACGGGAAGCACATCCTCGATCTGCTTCGCAACCCGTCCAACACCGAATGGGTCGTGATGGCCAAGGGTTCTGTCGTCATCGACCGTCCGCGTTCGGAGGTGTGGGATTTCCTGTACGAGCCCAGCAACGTGACGCAGTACGACGACACCATCGTGACCGCCTACCGGAAGCCCGGCTCCCCGCTGGGTGTCGGTGAGATCCACGTCAACCACCGTCGACCCGTGCCGCCGGCGACGGAAGGCCGGGTCGACGAGACGGAGATCTACGAGTTCGATCCGCCCTCGCTTTTCGTCTTCGGAGCGGCCGGGACCGGGGTGATCAGGACCGAGTTGCGGCTGCACGCGGTCGAACCGGGTGTCACCCGGCTCAGCCAGGTTGCCTGGTTTGGCAAATATCCGGCCCAGTCACCCCGCTACGAGGCTCGGGTGCTCGCCGCCCTCGAGGCGAGGCGGCCTCCGATCGCGGAGGAGCTGACCCGCAACCTCGAGGCAATCGGGCGCACGCTGACCACCGCTGGCTCCGGCCCCGAGGACGCCGTGATCGGGGCCTAG
- a CDS encoding PadR family transcriptional regulator: MGVDRAKGHLDTLILSVLSAGPGHGYEVIAQLRRRSDGAFDMPEGTVYPSLHRLEKQGLLESDWDTHDGRRRRIYRLTAQGAAALAAATTEWRRFSASVNAVLGVAG; encoded by the coding sequence ATGGGAGTTGATCGCGCCAAGGGGCATCTCGACACCTTGATCCTTTCCGTGCTCAGCGCGGGACCGGGCCACGGGTACGAGGTGATCGCGCAGTTGCGCAGGCGCAGCGACGGAGCGTTCGACATGCCGGAGGGCACGGTCTACCCGTCGCTGCACCGGCTGGAGAAGCAGGGCCTGCTGGAGAGCGACTGGGACACGCATGACGGCCGCCGCCGCCGGATCTACCGGCTGACGGCCCAGGGCGCGGCCGCGCTCGCCGCCGCCACCACCGAATGGCGGCGGTTCTCCGCCAGCGTCAACGCCGTACTGGGAGTCGCCGGATGA
- a CDS encoding permease prefix domain 1-containing protein: MTIEEYLDELLARSTGPAGEVRRLLVETEAHLRDAADAEVAAGLDPAAAQQRAIERFGSPRAVARAAHRARRPFVVVALAVAGVRMAAVGLVAVGLSALLARLLAVFAGTAFVYGLPAGAAVPAGSCAHWLVAQPAATSCARAASLENADDTLLFRVGGAVLGLLVLAVAWALLRRRPRAATPDYVPAMGLTLFGVAGVVLLLGAYWNFYVPGLWGRGLWLVAGAAALAVAAGYGTALAHRLRPV, translated from the coding sequence ATGACGATCGAGGAGTACCTGGACGAGCTGCTGGCCCGGTCGACCGGCCCCGCGGGCGAGGTCCGGCGCCTGCTGGTCGAGACCGAGGCGCACCTGCGCGACGCGGCCGACGCGGAGGTCGCGGCGGGACTCGACCCCGCCGCGGCACAGCAGCGGGCCATCGAGCGGTTCGGCAGCCCGCGCGCGGTGGCCAGGGCGGCACACCGCGCCCGCCGGCCCTTCGTGGTCGTGGCGCTGGCGGTCGCCGGCGTCCGGATGGCGGCGGTCGGCCTGGTCGCGGTCGGCCTGTCGGCCCTGCTGGCCCGGCTGCTCGCCGTGTTCGCCGGCACGGCGTTCGTCTACGGGCTGCCGGCCGGGGCGGCCGTGCCGGCGGGGAGCTGCGCGCACTGGCTGGTCGCGCAGCCCGCGGCCACGAGCTGCGCGCGGGCCGCGAGCCTCGAGAACGCCGACGACACGCTGCTGTTCCGCGTCGGCGGCGCGGTCCTCGGCCTGCTGGTGCTCGCCGTCGCGTGGGCGCTGCTGCGCCGCCGGCCGCGGGCGGCGACGCCGGACTACGTCCCCGCGATGGGCCTGACCCTCTTCGGCGTCGCCGGAGTGGTACTTCTGCTGGGGGCCTACTGGAACTTCTACGTCCCCGGCCTGTGGGGACGGGGCCTGTGGCTCGTCGCGGGCGCGGCCGCTCTCGCCGTGGCCGCCGGCTACGGCACGGCCCTCGCCCACCGGCTGCGCCCGGTCTGA
- a CDS encoding RNA polymerase sigma factor, with the protein MSDDRGPGGGDRSGGRGPDGGQPPDRRGAGTGPHLRVVPDAGYAGWDEIYRDNVERVYRIMFAKVGNRADAEDLTAEVFMTALRPLRVSASVGEVRAYLLATARTVLAGYWRRTLGLPVTTLDEERVETAFADRDDDAEAIARAEAILRALPPRHERILRLRFLQACSVRDAATELGVTVSNAKVLQHRALRQAAEVARRMAL; encoded by the coding sequence GTGTCGGACGACCGCGGGCCGGGTGGCGGTGACCGGTCGGGCGGGCGCGGGCCGGACGGCGGCCAGCCGCCCGACCGTCGTGGGGCCGGGACCGGGCCACACCTGCGGGTCGTGCCCGACGCCGGGTACGCGGGCTGGGACGAGATCTACCGCGACAACGTCGAACGGGTGTACCGGATCATGTTCGCGAAGGTCGGCAACCGCGCGGACGCCGAGGACCTCACGGCCGAGGTGTTCATGACGGCGCTGCGCCCGCTGCGGGTGTCGGCGAGCGTCGGCGAGGTCCGGGCGTACCTGCTCGCCACCGCGCGCACCGTGCTGGCCGGCTACTGGCGTCGCACCCTCGGGCTGCCGGTCACGACGCTGGACGAGGAACGGGTCGAGACGGCGTTCGCCGACCGGGACGACGACGCGGAGGCGATCGCCCGGGCGGAGGCGATCCTGCGCGCGTTGCCGCCGCGCCACGAGCGCATCCTGCGGCTGCGGTTCCTGCAGGCGTGCTCGGTACGGGACGCCGCCACCGAGCTCGGCGTCACGGTGTCGAACGCGAAGGTCCTGCAGCACCGGGCGTTGCGCCAGGCGGCCGAGGTGGCCAGGAGGATGGCGCTGTGA